The segment AGGATAATTCAGAGTTACTAAAAGTttactgtaataattttaaattctttatgcaaagaattattaactaatttttaaaaaaatgtcacacaATTTGTTAAACCAtgtattctataaataatacataactaagaaaatgtcttaataaatatttaatttgttgatttatatatgtatatagaatattatatttagagtatatttttatttatttatgtttaaaatacacttgtaaattttgcaacatttctttaaatatctatatatatatatatatatatatatataattggtaTGTTTTAACTGGAaactaatttcaaaataaatttacttaaacatttttatatgtgttgTTTGAATGACAGAACATTATACcgaaaaaaagttacatattttttaataataccaTATTTAAggttcataataaatataattatttatattttaaaacgttatagtgattttttataaaatatttttcaacagtgattgaaaattttaggaaaaaaaaaatcttctgaTGATCTAAATCTTTTCGtgatacaaaatgtatttattgtttttgattattattattattattgttatagtgacgtaaataacaaaaataaaaaaatgtagagaaatattatttatttttattttaattataagataacatttaacaaaATGTACTGATATTCTTCGAAAATTATCCTTTTgtagttttttaatatgtattaacttATATCGATACTTCATTGCACATATCAGATAAAGTTGATGACTTTATGAAACAGAACATAtgcagcaatttttaaaaaatttgtcgtAGATAATATGTTGTTCAACATATTATCTACGACAAATAttagagtataataaataatatgttatcatttatgtGCATGTCagtataaatctaaaaaaagtataatattaattaaattgtttaaatctcaattattcaatatgatatattatattagaaattaaagtctataaagttataaaaatgtcttaaaataataaattataatacatttaaatatcttattatataaatttgttttttaatatatttcatgtttataattgtaaaactgTATTAAgattaactaaaaaataaattttatcaaaaaaatattattttaacaattatcgatgataattaaatgacaatcagataataatatttttataaaataattgtaagtatTTGATGTGGTCTTCAAATGTAAATCATGaaggaaatatatagaattttttatagatattaaaaattattttgaaattaaaagtttgttataaattgcataataagataagatataaaatttaaatttaaattgcaacgttttcaaagaaaatctttaaaaaagtagattatatacataaaatatacaatgctAACATGCTAGTCAAATtcttgagataaaaaaatctggatttatgaaaaataaaatgaacaaaCAGAGAGTGAATTtgaattcttaatttaaaaatataatttgaatatatttgatatatcactttgtttttatataaatatattgtagcaAATATAGAACTAATTTAATTACCCACGATGATGTTGCAAAGGCTATCATCAACCAGCTAATAATTGAAAGTACAGCCCCGAATAACATGGTGTTTTTTCTACCAAAAACATTCACTATGAATGCACTAATAATACAACTCGCCACAGTGCCTAGGGACAATATAGATGTGATCCAAGATGCTTCTTCCGTGGTCAAACGCACAGGATATGTTTCATCTTTTCCTTGCATCAATACAGGCAAAGATGGCGATGACCAACCAAAGTATTGGCCAAATGTTAGCATAATCAGATTTCctagtaaaaaaagtaaattttaaacagaaCTGATATGTATCGactttatgtgtgtgtgtgtgtgtgtgtgtgtgtgtttgtacacacaaaatttatatttgtgtaactgtttttattatagtttaataatttaataattttaattttatattagaattaaaatttttaaatatatagaaaccatttttttagttatacttaatatattattttttcatttgtacTATTTTCATACTCCTAAAAATATACTacaatgaattaatttaaattaataaaattaatttaaaattgaggcaaaataaatataattgttttatatatcataagcAATTAACACTACTaagtatacaaaaaaagagaatacaaagtaactaaaattacataatactaAAAAAGTAGTACGCtccaaaaaatgaaagaaatatgaagaacacttcacaaattaaatgtaaagagaatttaaataacattgcgtgtttataaaaaaaaaaaacaatttttaatttgttttaagtttaattatatattaataataagaatcaagtcgatattatatctaaaagttttatttgtttaattattccaaaaataatacatacttGCTACAGTagcaagatatattttcttcattttttacaatatgatCAGTTCCACATGTAAACGTTAAATGAATTTGCAAAAACAAACTAATTGAATTCTGTTTAAGTAAGAATGTTTAAGATAATGTTATCAGatcaattttacatatattacgcTAACACAtcacacatttaaaaaaaaaaacaatgttatCAAAAAAGCCGTATTTATAGTacgttcttatattttattatcttacgtAAGGTCTTAAAATTCCATTCGGCCACCTAATTAGCTAAACGAAATCTCATAACAATCTAAAACACGACTTAAaatgatcttaaatataagaatagacTATGAATACCaggtatttatatgtacatatatcttaatttaattttaatttaaatacaattacatatcttattaagaattattgcACGGacttatatgttatttatatatttgtagtttcaaaagaatataatttatataagctaTAAAACCaacatattgataaaattgatttgatctttagtatatatgtataatgaccCATACAGCACAGAAAGGCCAAAAGATATCTTAAAGATATCCACAAGATAATGAGATGTCTTTAAGTCGTCTTTTAGTCATTATTGAGAGACATGTGCCGTCTGGGAAACAACTCAGATGTCAATGATACAAATGATAGAAATCCATCCAAAGTTCACTTGATTTCGAGTAATTAGTAGATTTTCGATATAGACAATACGATctattatcaattatcataACATCACTGAATTCATCTGTTTTCAAAGTTAATCATAGgtcatgtaattttaaaatttttaaatcattcatATGGATCcttgtaataagaaaaaattcttaaacttttgttttttgGACTTATAtcactaaatataatttaatttatttaaaatgatatttatttgaactTTGATTTtggagaaatttaaattcaataaatttaaattcaataacgCTAATATTACTGGatgaacataatttataaattaaatagacaCTTTTCACACTAACAAAGAAAAGTATGGAAGTGGCCTCCTTCAATTTTAATGCactttgaatatgttgtagtctGGGTCAAAATAAGAGACACGTATTCATACATGCTCTTACGGCTGTTAAGGGGATGAAAcattctcttgaaaaaaaccagtttatatatttctgaacGAATACCGTTAAAAcggtaagagatataaaaaaaagttttcaataaaagttttatggtttttaacgtactttaaaactgcataataagattttacaaaaattattgcatttgtTTTGGAAGAGCAGCAAACGGAACACACTGTTCTTAAGatatgaagaaatatattgtaaaaatgaaaactcAAATCACATACAGCTCAAGTCAATCTCGCGGTCAGTCTTCAACTGTCCCCCTCCCCTCGCTCTCTCACACGTACCACACACCATGCATGCATACACACACCGTGCGCGCTCTTTTGCAAGCTCTCGGCGTTACTTTTTACCGACCGATTTACCGTTCCTacaaaatgtcatatttttcaaaatccctccctccccttaatttaaaaaaatttttaaatatgtcttTTAGCAAAACTTATAGCATATTTAACGACAAAACcaatcatatatgataaagGTGTATTCCGAGATcacatttttcagaaataagttagcaatacctctatcccggtaaaaaatttctcatatataattatatataacaatataaaagtatatagaaatatataaaattctgtataagttatgtatagttatgtatagtatgcataattttgtattatcgttgactgacatttagccaacattaatataaaattatatataattatacaacaagtcatatattattatatataattatacataacttaaataaaattttatatatttctatataattttatatggtcatatatcatatatgattatacataacaaattttttaccgggatATTACTTATACGTGCCCCATTCGTATACGCTCATGGTGCTCGCTATTCGCTGGCGACAATTCTTTCGTTGCAATATCAGAAACAACCatgaattatcaataaataatttatatattgaaattattatgcaatatatttatatagatatttatataactttgctATCTCGCTTCTCCAAAATTCTACGTTTCGTTTATATTCTATTGGTATACAATTCGCAATAcatgttatttcttttacaatatatgtatcatcttctcttttttcatcAACTACTCGTTCTACTTCTGGTATGTCGAAtgtgttttcaaaattatctagAAAATTGTATGGATAAGAGGTACTTGCAAAACTACgcggtaaataaaatttagaacgGCACCTGTACAACAGTTTCGGGTACAACCTGGAGTTTTGTCACAGAAAATTGCATGaacatattcatattaatgttattatgttaataagaATCTTTACATTcgtttagaaaaatttgttgaCTTAATGCAAGCTGAGAATAAACAAAGATGGCTTTGCGTATTATCATACGCATCATATTGCGTATTATCATATCTAATAACCTCATTAGAAAGGGTATTAAAGCGATTGTGTTGATATTTGTGGACATTTGAACATGCCATGACCATATACTAATCAAACATGACGAATCAATTAAGATTATCAGCGACTTTTGCTCCATGATCAATAACAAAAACATTTAGACGATCGTACAGAATTTACGTACAGTCGGacttcttatcctacgaccctcttatagTACAAaatctcttatcctacgacaaaaaaatcttctcatgctacgaccgcgaaaggggaattatactcccactctcaaatttttgtcgtaggattaAAGGTTTAAGAGGAAGATTCCGGActgaaaatgtcgtaggataagaggtccgactgtactatatatatatatatatatatatatatatatatatatatatatatatatataatatacatttgtttatatattcaaaataataaccacaatataaataaaaagtatttttcattgttaTGACATGTGTAGCaggatgtttatattatacacacagCGCCATCACTGAATTTGGTCATATATCGAGATATATTTGACAAGtctcattaatatattaatatgttacttatatatatttatatattaatatgttattaatatattaatatattaatatgtttagtCGAAATGTAAGCTACCCGTTAGATTCTACCTTTGAGACAACGTGGTCAATTTTCTAATAACCAACAGTCATAATGCATGAATATTTGGAGACTTGTTACATCCGCGGAACGAGATATCGAAACGCGCACGGCACGACTGTTCGGCTCACACTTTCACACTCGCAaatgaaaatacttttttaattaacaaggaaaactttaattatgaACACAAAAACTATATAGAAACATAAGTAatcttgttatatataatatcgcgaACGTTCAGCTTGACAGCTGTCACAAACCTTTCAAAAAGTCCGTTAATCAGACAATCGATTGTCAAACGACGAACATTTTGAGAGGTTTGTGACAGCTGTCAAGCTGAACGATAGCGATATTATACATGAGATTACTAATATTTCTGCATATTTTCTGTCTTcgtgtttataattaaagtcctcctttttaattaaaagtattttcatTTGCGAGTGCGAGTGTGAAAGTGTGAGCCCCGGACAGTTGTGTCGTGCGCGTTTCAATATCTCGTTTCGTagatgcaataatatatatatatatatatatatatatatatatttatatttatatatttatatattcttaagaaacacaaattatgttaatgataattttatcataacgttattaatataacgttaattttcgagcaaaatttcaaataatattttaaacattacacttaatgtaattaacattatttgttaattgatacatagtatatgtatagaataataaatatgcaaaataattattttacagtaatatgtaaaacaattatttttcaccgcTGGCGATATCatccaaaaaaattttaattttaattattttacatgtataatatatactaattatttcAGTATTCCTTAACATAAAcattaacttaaaaatatctactaattttatacaaagaaaGTATATgtagagaataataaatatgtaaaataattattttacagtaatatgtaaaacaattatttttcatcgcTGGCGATatcattcaaaaaaattttaattttaattattttacatgtataatatatactaattatttcAGTATTCCTTAACATAAAcattaacttaaaaatatctactaattttatacaaagaaaGCACTCGCAGTTGCGGGtaggaaaagaaacttttcttTGAGAATTTTTTCCGTCGAAACTATTGTGTCACATATTCTAAAACTTCTACACGGCATCAAACAACATTAACCTTCTATGGgccgaattttttttttaaatataaaaaaatttgtggaACGGAAAATCAacaattataaacttatatatgcagatggaaaaaaaatattttttattggttaggttaggttagtcTCAGAGACATTATAGAATTAAGACGTATACGCCATCTCatgaaaaaactaaaattatttggtAAAATGTCGATATATTAGCATGTGACCTGAAAGTTACACGGGCCCATAGAGGgttaaaactatatttcagaatttttttgtgGAAGAATATCCCATAGTAACAAACAACCTCCGAGAGGCAcctctaaaaaaaagttagtttGCGGTGACCACTCCAACTTCGAGTAGGGTTATTTGATATGAACAAaccaaagaaatttaattagtatattaGTTTATCTAGTGCTTAATTGaagcttattttaaatattcatatttttcacaaaatggTGGAGGATCAAAGTAAAAATTCGGACGATATTTTTTTGGCCCAAAAAAAATCGTTCTATTAATGTCTATAAAATGGCAAGcttctttgaatattttgattGCTCGTTACTTGAACACTATGAAGCATTCtttcacaaaaaaatgttgaaatatagttttaagGTTGTTTAATACCGTGTAAAAGTTTTAGAATAAGTGACACAATAGTTTcgatagaaaaaatttctcaaaaaaatgcttttttttgaCCCGCAACTGCGAGTGcctctttaattataattactatatatcaCTTTTACGACAAGAAACATTCATATTTACTTTGTAGTTCTAAAACGGAAGTAGTAGAAGATGAGTCTACTACAACCTACTACAAAACGGATCAttttaagcaaaattattGCAGATGTAACTGCAAAACCAACTTCGAAAATAACGTCTCTTTGATCGTAAATAATTCACGAACTCGTCGAAACAGAGgaccaatatataattatcctaTTCccgattattattactttgacGAGCTGTGCAACTCATTTTGTATCTGTTCCAAAGTTTTACCTTTGGTTTCAGGAACGTAGAAAAGTATGAATAAAGAACCGGCGAGACTACAAGCAGTGAATATCCAAAACGGTACGTGTATACTATTATTACCGGCTACGATCAGGTAGAATTTTAATAGAGTAAAGGCCCATAAATGGATTATTACTAAAACAGTCGTGCTGCCGAGAGCTTTTATATTTGTGGGAAACAATTCGCTAGCTACTGTAAAGACTACCGGGGCTAAACCTGAACAATACATGACTACGTACATAATTGCACCAACGGCAGGCAACCAAGTTATATTACtggtatttatattattgtattgaaGATTGAAATACGTCGCGACTATAGCGGTTGAGAGCGCTGCACCAATGGCCGAAATCACTAACAGTGACTTCCTACCGCTGTAATCGCTAACAAACATACAGATGATCGTGAAAGTCACTTGCACAACGCCCAATATCATAGTTACGTATTTGCCTTCCAGATTACTGTTTGCATGGTCCAGAATTATTTGAGTATACTGTATAACCACCTGAGCACCACTCATTTGTTGAATTCCAcctaaacatattaatattattaaggccctgcaagataaaatttattaattaaacacgtttattaacaaaatagatattttttatattaatatcgtaTATTATAAGATCATGTACaaataagtttaatacaaaataatattgattattatttagttaaaatataactagataaaattattatttataattgaaagaaacaaaaaatatatatatatatgtatatgtatatataattagagttagcaaaatttttt is part of the Anoplolepis gracilipes chromosome 2, ASM4749672v1, whole genome shotgun sequence genome and harbors:
- the LOC140663264 gene encoding facilitated trehalose transporter Tret1-like — encoded protein: MKKIYLATVARNLIMLTFGQYFGWSSPSLPVLMQGKDETYPVRLTTEEASWITSILSLGTVASCIISAFIVNVFGRKNTMLFGAVLSIISWLMIAFATSSWIYTDMHINDNILFIIL